The Paracoccus liaowanqingii genome window below encodes:
- the nuoL gene encoding NADH-quinone oxidoreductase subunit L, whose product MLQFILFAPLLGALIAGFGWRIIGERGAQVLTTAILFAAAALSWVVFLTFDGQLLQVPVLDWIVSGDFTSEWAIRLDRLTAIMLIVINSVSALVHLYSFGYMAHDENFGDDEPYRARFFAYLSFFTFSMLMLVTADNLLQMFFGWEGVGVASYLLIGFYFKKQSAGAAAMKAFIVNRVGDFGFLLGIFGLWWMTGTIQFDKLWAQIPMLAETQMTFLWRDWNAANVLAILLFIGAMGKSAQLFLHTWLPDAMEGPTPVSALIHAATMVTAGVFLVCRMSPLYEFAPEAKMFIVYVGATTAFFAATVGLVQNDIKRVIAYSTCSQLGYMFVAAGVGVYSVAMFHLLTHAFFKAMLFLGAGSVIHAMHHEQDMRNYGGLRKKIPLTFWAMMIGTMAITGVGIPLTHIGFAGFLSKDAVIESAFVGSSYAFWMLVISALMTSFYSWRLMFLTFFGTPRGDHHAHDHAHESPRVMTAPLVVLAFGSIFAGMIWYNSFFEEEGVQGFFGLPVAEAEHAAAEGTEPALIDPPAAEAPADAGHAAADATDGIRTEGVVVGQGAIYMHPDNHVMHDAHYVPAWVKVSPFVAMLIGLGLAWLMYIRRPELPGQLAAQQRGLYQFLLNKWYFDQAYDAIFVRPARWMGRKLWTGGDGAVIDGAINGLALGIIPRLTRFAGRVQSGYLFHYAFAMVLGIVGLLIWVMMRGTY is encoded by the coding sequence ATGCTGCAATTCATCCTGTTCGCGCCCCTCCTGGGCGCGCTGATCGCGGGCTTCGGCTGGCGGATCATCGGCGAACGCGGCGCCCAGGTGCTGACGACCGCCATCCTCTTCGCCGCCGCCGCCCTGTCCTGGGTGGTGTTCCTGACCTTCGACGGGCAGCTGCTGCAGGTGCCGGTGCTGGACTGGATCGTCTCGGGCGACTTCACCAGCGAATGGGCGATCCGGCTGGACCGGCTGACGGCGATCATGCTGATCGTGATCAACTCGGTCTCGGCGCTCGTGCACCTCTACAGCTTCGGCTACATGGCGCATGACGAGAATTTCGGCGATGACGAGCCCTATCGCGCCCGGTTCTTCGCCTATCTGTCCTTCTTCACCTTCTCGATGCTGATGCTGGTGACAGCGGACAACCTGCTGCAGATGTTCTTCGGATGGGAGGGCGTGGGCGTCGCGTCCTATCTGCTGATCGGCTTCTACTTCAAGAAGCAGTCGGCCGGGGCGGCCGCCATGAAGGCCTTCATCGTCAACCGCGTCGGCGATTTCGGCTTCCTCTTGGGGATCTTCGGGCTGTGGTGGATGACCGGCACGATCCAGTTCGACAAGCTGTGGGCGCAGATCCCGATGCTGGCCGAGACGCAGATGACCTTCCTGTGGCGCGACTGGAACGCGGCCAACGTGCTGGCGATCCTGCTGTTCATCGGCGCGATGGGCAAGTCGGCGCAGCTGTTCCTGCACACCTGGCTGCCCGACGCGATGGAGGGGCCGACGCCCGTGTCGGCGCTGATCCACGCGGCCACCATGGTCACGGCAGGCGTCTTCCTGGTCTGCCGCATGTCGCCCCTGTACGAGTTCGCCCCCGAGGCGAAGATGTTCATCGTCTATGTCGGCGCGACCACGGCGTTCTTCGCCGCCACCGTGGGCCTGGTGCAGAACGACATCAAGCGCGTGATCGCCTATTCGACCTGCTCGCAGCTGGGCTACATGTTCGTCGCGGCGGGCGTGGGCGTCTATTCGGTCGCCATGTTCCACCTGCTGACCCATGCCTTCTTCAAGGCGATGCTGTTCCTGGGCGCCGGATCGGTGATCCATGCGATGCATCACGAGCAGGACATGCGCAATTACGGCGGGCTGCGGAAGAAGATCCCGCTGACCTTCTGGGCGATGATGATCGGCACCATGGCCATCACCGGCGTGGGCATCCCGCTGACCCATATCGGCTTCGCGGGCTTCCTGTCCAAGGATGCGGTCATCGAGAGCGCCTTCGTGGGCAGCAGCTATGCCTTCTGGATGCTGGTGATCTCGGCGCTGATGACCAGCTTCTACAGCTGGCGGCTGATGTTCCTGACCTTCTTCGGCACGCCGCGCGGCGATCACCATGCGCATGACCATGCCCATGAAAGCCCGCGCGTGATGACCGCGCCGCTGGTCGTGCTGGCCTTCGGCTCGATCTTCGCGGGCATGATCTGGTACAACAGCTTCTTCGAGGAGGAGGGCGTGCAGGGCTTCTTCGGCCTGCCCGTGGCCGAGGCCGAGCATGCCGCCGCCGAGGGGACCGAGCCGGCCCTCATCGACCCCCCCGCCGCCGAGGCGCCCGCGGATGCGGGCCACGCCGCCGCCGATGCCACGGACGGCATCCGGACCGAGGGCGTGGTCGTGGGCCAGGGCGCGATCTACATGCATCCCGACAACCACGTGATGCACGACGCCCACTATGTCCCGGCCTGGGTCAAGGTCTCGCCCTTCGTGGCGATGCTGATCGGTCTGGGGCTGGCCTGGCTGATGTACATCCGCCGCCCCGAGCTGCCCGGCCAGCTGGCCGCGCAGCAGCGCGGGCTGTACCAGTTCCTGCTGAACAAGTGGTATTTCGACCAGGCCTATGACGCCATCTTCGTGCGCCCGGCCCGCTGGATGGGCCGCAAGCTGTGGACGGGCGGTGACGGAGCCGTTATCGACGGCGCCATCAACGGGCTGGCCTTGGGAATCATCCCGCGCCTGACCCGCTTCGCCGGACGGGTGCAGTCGGGCTATCTGTTCCACTATGCCTTCGCCATGGTGCTGGGGATCGTGGGCTTGCTGATCTGGGTGATGATGCGGGGCACGTACTGA
- a CDS encoding carboxymuconolactone decarboxylase family protein has protein sequence MTDPFTKMFQQMLSQGQEMARTFNPALEHFDLKAVEKMFPTMPADMLEMWFGRTFNREGLDAKTRLLVTVAAMTVQGALAEPQLRMTIRHAMEAGATPREIAEVIYQMGMFGGLPAMQKALEIAQGVFTESEGKAQP, from the coding sequence ATGACCGATCCCTTCACCAAGATGTTCCAGCAGATGCTGAGCCAGGGCCAGGAGATGGCCCGCACCTTCAATCCCGCGCTGGAGCATTTCGACCTGAAGGCGGTCGAGAAGATGTTCCCGACCATGCCCGCCGACATGCTGGAGATGTGGTTCGGCCGCACCTTCAACCGCGAGGGGCTGGATGCCAAGACCCGGCTTCTGGTGACGGTCGCGGCGATGACCGTGCAGGGCGCCCTGGCCGAGCCGCAGCTGCGCATGACCATCCGCCACGCGATGGAGGCGGGCGCCACGCCGCGCGAGATCGCCGAGGTGATCTATCAGATGGGGATGTTCGGCGGGCTTCCCGCGATGCAGAAGGCGCTGGAGATCGCGCAGGGCGTCTTCACCGAATCCGAAGGGAAAGCCCAGCCATGA
- a CDS encoding type III pantothenate kinase gives MLLCIDTGNTNTVFSVWDGTQFLAHWRIRTDHRRTADEYYVWLSTLIAVKKFELQIDACIISATAPRVVFNLRVLCNRYFDTRPLVVGKPDCLLPVEPRVDMGTTVGPDRLVNTVGAYDRHGPDLIVVDFGTATTFDVVDVDGAYIGGAIAPGVNLSLEALHMGAASLPHVDVTMPGRVIGTNTVACIQSGVFWGYVGLVDGIVDKIRAERDRPMKVIATGGLAPLFDQGFDLFDAIEDDLTMHGLRLIHDYNKEMGNG, from the coding sequence ATGCTTCTGTGCATCGACACCGGCAACACCAACACCGTCTTCTCGGTCTGGGACGGGACGCAGTTCCTGGCGCATTGGCGCATCCGCACCGATCACCGGCGCACGGCCGACGAATACTATGTCTGGCTGTCCACCCTGATCGCGGTGAAGAAGTTCGAGCTGCAGATCGACGCCTGCATCATCAGCGCCACCGCGCCGCGCGTGGTCTTCAACCTGCGCGTGCTGTGCAACCGCTATTTCGACACGCGGCCGCTGGTGGTGGGCAAGCCCGACTGCCTGCTGCCGGTCGAGCCGCGCGTCGACATGGGCACCACGGTCGGCCCCGACCGGCTGGTGAACACCGTGGGCGCCTATGACCGCCACGGCCCCGACCTGATCGTGGTCGATTTCGGCACCGCCACCACCTTCGACGTGGTCGACGTGGACGGCGCCTATATCGGCGGCGCCATCGCGCCCGGCGTCAACCTGTCGCTGGAGGCGCTGCACATGGGCGCGGCCTCGCTGCCTCATGTCGATGTGACGATGCCGGGACGGGTGATCGGTACGAATACGGTTGCATGTATCCAGTCCGGCGTGTTCTGGGGATATGTCGGTCTGGTCGACGGTATCGTGGACAAGATCCGCGCCGAGCGCGACCGTCCGATGAAAGTCATAGCCACTGGCGGGCTCGCGCCACTCTTCGATCAGGGATTCGACCTGTTCGATGCCATAGAAGACGATCTGACGATGCACGGGCTTCGGCTCATTCACGATTACAACAAGGAGATGGGAAATGGCTGA
- a CDS encoding NADH-quinone oxidoreductase subunit J, whose protein sequence is MMTFAFYLFAISVCTAGFMVVLSRNPVHSVLWLILAFLSGAGLFVLLGAEFVAMLLIIVYVGAVAVLFLFVVMMLDVDFGNLKGEFARYLPLAGLIALVLLAQLAIAFGAWESSEQSIALRSVPIVSQEVNTNAIGLVLYDRYILPFQFAGLILLVAMIGAITLTMRHRKDVKRQDVIKQMHRDPAKAMQLRDVKPGQGL, encoded by the coding sequence ATGATGACCTTCGCCTTCTACCTCTTCGCCATCTCGGTCTGCACGGCGGGCTTCATGGTGGTGCTGTCGCGCAACCCGGTCCATTCGGTGCTGTGGCTGATCCTGGCCTTCCTGTCGGGGGCCGGGCTTTTCGTGCTGCTGGGCGCGGAATTCGTGGCCATGCTGCTGATCATCGTCTATGTGGGCGCGGTCGCGGTGCTGTTCCTGTTCGTGGTGATGATGCTGGATGTCGATTTCGGCAATCTCAAGGGCGAGTTCGCCCGCTACCTGCCGTTGGCGGGGCTGATCGCGCTGGTGCTGCTGGCGCAGCTGGCCATCGCCTTCGGGGCCTGGGAGAGCAGCGAGCAGTCGATCGCCCTGCGCTCGGTTCCGATCGTGTCGCAGGAGGTGAACACCAACGCCATCGGGCTGGTGCTTTATGACCGCTACATCCTGCCGTTCCAGTTCGCCGGGCTGATCCTGCTGGTTGCGATGATCGGGGCGATCACCCTGACGATGCGCCACCGCAAGGACGTCAAGCGCCAGGACGTGATCAAGCAGATGCACCGCGACCCGGCCAAGGCCATGCAGCTGCGCGACGTCAAGCCGGGGCAGGGGCTGTAA
- the nuoK gene encoding NADH-quinone oxidoreductase subunit NuoK has protein sequence MIGLTHYLVVGAILFVAGIFGIFVNRKNVIVILMSIELMLLAVNINFVAFSAHLGDLGGQIFTLFILTVAAAEAAIGLAILVVFFRNRGTIAVEDVNVMKG, from the coding sequence ATGATCGGACTGACACATTACCTTGTCGTGGGGGCGATCCTCTTCGTCGCCGGGATCTTCGGCATCTTCGTGAACCGAAAGAACGTCATCGTCATCCTGATGTCGATCGAGCTGATGCTTCTGGCGGTCAACATCAACTTCGTCGCCTTCTCGGCCCATCTGGGCGATCTGGGCGGGCAGATCTTCACCCTGTTCATCCTGACCGTCGCCGCGGCCGAGGCCGCCATCGGCCTTGCCATCCTGGTCGTCTTCTTCCGCAACCGCGGCACGATCGCGGTGGAAGATGTCAACGTGATGAAGGGGTAA
- the nuoI gene encoding NADH-quinone oxidoreductase subunit NuoI, which produces MAFDVVRATKYFLMVDFIKGFGLGMRYFFAPKATINYPHEKGPLSPRFRGEHALRRYPNGEERCIACKLCEAICPAQAITIDAEPRDDGSRRTTRYDIDMTKCIYCGFCQEACPVDAIVEGPNFEFATETREELFYDKAKLLDNGARWESEIARNLAMDAPYR; this is translated from the coding sequence ATGGCTTTCGACGTCGTCCGCGCCACCAAGTACTTCCTGATGGTGGATTTCATCAAAGGCTTCGGCCTGGGCATGCGCTATTTCTTCGCGCCCAAGGCCACCATCAACTATCCCCATGAGAAGGGACCGCTGAGCCCCCGCTTCCGGGGCGAGCACGCGCTGCGCCGCTATCCCAACGGCGAGGAACGCTGCATCGCCTGCAAGCTGTGCGAGGCGATCTGCCCCGCGCAGGCGATCACCATCGATGCCGAGCCCCGCGACGACGGCTCGCGCCGCACGACGCGCTATGACATCGACATGACCAAGTGCATCTATTGCGGCTTCTGCCAGGAGGCCTGCCCGGTCGATGCCATCGTCGAGGGGCCGAACTTCGAATTCGCCACCGAGACGCGCGAGGAGCTGTTCTACGACAAGGCCAAGCTTCTGGACAACGGCGCCCGGTGGGAATCCGAGATCGCCCGCAACCTCGCGATGGACGCGCCCTACAGATGA
- the nuoN gene encoding NADH-quinone oxidoreductase subunit NuoN, which translates to MTGLDLSTILPELWLAIYALAALLAGAYLGKDRIAMPILWASVLALLVAGAYVGLSERPQQIAFFGMFVDDAFGRFAKVTILLSGAAVLAMSADYLDRHGLMRFEYPILIVLATIGMMMMVSAGDLLSLYMGLELQSLALYVVAAMRRESVKSSEAGLKYFVLGALSSGLLLYGASLVYGFAGTTQFSGIMQAVQAGSLPLGLLFGLVFLLVGLAFKVSAVPFHMWTPDVYEGSPSPVTAFLATAPKVAAMALIARLMFDAFGNVPADWTQIIAALAVMSMFLGSIAGIGQRNIKRLMAYSSIAHMGFALVGLAAGTAYGVQAMLIYMAIYAVMNVGTFAFILSLEREGRPITDLESLNRFAQAEPLKSFAVLFLMFSLAGVPPFLGFFAKYGVLTAAVDAGMSWLAIAGVIASVIGAFYYLRIVYYMFFGGESEGVTSRMGAVQYAALLVSAGALLLGAVTMLGVDEAAATAALSLVEPLVVVDPAVVVVE; encoded by the coding sequence ATGACCGGTTTGGATCTCTCCACCATTCTGCCAGAGCTGTGGCTTGCGATCTATGCGCTGGCGGCCCTGCTGGCGGGAGCCTATCTGGGCAAGGACCGGATCGCGATGCCGATCCTCTGGGCCAGCGTCCTGGCGCTGCTGGTGGCGGGGGCCTATGTGGGCCTGTCGGAGCGCCCGCAGCAGATCGCGTTCTTCGGGATGTTCGTCGACGACGCCTTCGGGCGCTTCGCCAAGGTGACGATCCTGCTGTCCGGCGCCGCCGTCCTGGCGATGAGCGCCGACTATCTGGACCGCCACGGGCTGATGCGCTTCGAATATCCGATCCTGATCGTGCTGGCGACGATCGGCATGATGATGATGGTCTCGGCCGGCGACCTGCTGTCGCTCTACATGGGGTTGGAGCTGCAGTCGCTGGCGCTCTATGTCGTGGCCGCGATGCGGCGCGAGAGCGTCAAGTCGTCCGAGGCCGGCCTGAAGTATTTCGTGCTGGGCGCGCTGAGTTCGGGCCTGCTGCTCTATGGCGCCTCGCTGGTCTACGGCTTTGCCGGAACGACGCAGTTCTCGGGCATCATGCAGGCGGTGCAGGCGGGCAGCCTGCCCCTGGGCCTTCTGTTCGGTCTGGTCTTCCTGCTGGTCGGTCTGGCCTTCAAGGTCTCGGCGGTGCCCTTCCACATGTGGACGCCCGACGTTTACGAGGGCTCGCCCTCGCCGGTGACGGCCTTCCTGGCCACCGCGCCCAAGGTGGCGGCCATGGCGCTGATCGCGCGGCTGATGTTCGACGCCTTCGGCAACGTCCCCGCCGACTGGACGCAGATCATCGCGGCGCTGGCGGTGATGTCGATGTTCCTCGGCTCGATCGCGGGCATCGGGCAGCGCAACATCAAGCGCCTGATGGCCTATTCCTCGATCGCGCATATGGGCTTCGCCCTGGTGGGTCTGGCGGCGGGCACGGCCTATGGCGTGCAGGCGATGCTGATCTACATGGCGATCTATGCGGTGATGAACGTGGGCACCTTCGCCTTCATCCTGTCGCTGGAACGCGAGGGACGCCCGATCACCGATCTGGAGAGCCTGAACCGCTTCGCCCAGGCCGAGCCGCTGAAAAGCTTTGCCGTGCTGTTCCTGATGTTCAGCCTGGCGGGCGTGCCGCCCTTCCTGGGCTTCTTCGCCAAATACGGCGTGCTGACGGCGGCGGTCGATGCCGGCATGTCCTGGCTGGCCATCGCGGGCGTCATCGCCTCGGTCATCGGCGCGTTCTACTACCTGCGCATCGTCTATTACATGTTCTTCGGCGGCGAGAGCGAGGGCGTGACCAGCCGGATGGGTGCGGTCCAATATGCGGCGCTGCTGGTCTCGGCCGGGGCGCTGCTTCTGGGCGCGGTCACGATGCTGGGCGTGGACGAGGCGGCGGCCACCGCCGCACTGTCGCTGGTCGAGCCCCTGGTGGTCGTCGACCCGGCCGTGGTCGTTGTCGAGTAA
- a CDS encoding biotin--[acetyl-CoA-carboxylase] ligase translates to MSSNPASWPEGVARHVLDRVDSTNAHGLRLAPSLSGPAWIMARRQEAGRGRRGRAWTDPPGNFAATLVMRPEGGPGDAVRLSFVAALAVHDALRALCGPGLALSLKWPNDVLLNGGKLSGILLESSGAGGQVAVLAVGIGINLVAAPEPEQLEPCALRPVSLAGETGLQIAPEDLLDALAASFDHWQRQMRTQGFEPIRAAWMARAARLGETITARMGTTETTGRFDGIDPTGALVLTTPRGRQAISAADIHFGG, encoded by the coding sequence TTGTCGAGTAATCCCGCGTCCTGGCCTGAGGGTGTCGCGCGGCATGTCCTGGACCGCGTGGACAGCACGAATGCCCATGGGCTGCGGCTGGCCCCGTCGCTGAGCGGCCCCGCCTGGATCATGGCGCGGCGGCAGGAGGCCGGTCGCGGCCGTCGCGGCCGGGCCTGGACCGACCCGCCGGGCAATTTCGCAGCCACCTTGGTGATGCGCCCCGAGGGCGGGCCGGGCGACGCCGTCCGCCTGTCCTTCGTCGCGGCGCTGGCGGTGCATGACGCGCTGCGCGCCCTTTGCGGCCCGGGGCTGGCCCTGTCGCTGAAATGGCCCAACGACGTGCTGCTGAACGGCGGCAAACTGTCGGGGATCCTGCTGGAAAGCAGCGGCGCGGGCGGGCAGGTCGCGGTGCTGGCCGTGGGCATCGGCATCAACCTGGTCGCGGCGCCCGAGCCCGAGCAGCTGGAACCCTGCGCCCTGCGCCCGGTCAGCCTGGCCGGAGAGACGGGTCTGCAGATCGCGCCCGAGGATCTGCTGGACGCGCTGGCCGCCAGCTTCGATCATTGGCAGCGGCAGATGCGGACCCAGGGCTTCGAGCCGATCCGCGCCGCCTGGATGGCCCGGGCCGCACGCTTGGGCGAGACGATCACCGCCCGCATGGGCACGACGGAGACGACCGGCCGCTTCGACGGCATCGACCCCACCGGCGCGCTGGTCCTGACGACGCCGCGCGGCCGGCAGGCGATCTCGGCCGCCGACATTCATTTCGGCGGATAG
- the nuoH gene encoding NADH-quinone oxidoreductase subunit NuoH: protein MADFWASSWGIAIILLAQGLAIIVFVMLSLVYMVYGDRKVWAAVQMRRGPNVVGPWGILQTFADALKFVVKEVVIPAGADKFVFFLAPFLSMMLALLAFVAIPFAPGWVMADINVGILFIFAVSSLEVYGVIMGGWASNSKFPFLGSLRSAAQMISYEVSLGLIIIGIVISAGSMNLTAIVEAQRGAGLLSWFWLAHFPMLVLFFISALAETNRAPFDLPEAESELVAGFMTEYSSTPYLLFMAGEYIAMWLMCALISLLFFGGWLSPIPGLPDGAIWMFLKMVFWFFMFAMVKAIVPRYRYDQLMRIGWKVFLPLSLGWVVLVAFLAKFEVFGTFWARWAGV, encoded by the coding sequence ATGGCTGATTTTTGGGCTTCCTCATGGGGCATCGCCATCATCCTGCTGGCGCAGGGTCTGGCGATCATCGTCTTCGTCATGCTGTCGCTGGTCTACATGGTCTATGGCGACCGCAAGGTCTGGGCGGCGGTGCAGATGCGCCGCGGCCCCAACGTGGTCGGCCCCTGGGGCATCCTGCAGACCTTTGCCGATGCGCTGAAATTCGTCGTCAAGGAGGTCGTGATCCCCGCCGGGGCGGACAAGTTCGTCTTCTTCCTGGCGCCCTTCCTGTCGATGATGCTGGCGCTGCTGGCCTTCGTGGCGATTCCCTTCGCGCCGGGCTGGGTGATGGCCGACATCAACGTGGGCATCCTGTTCATCTTCGCCGTCTCCTCGCTGGAGGTGTACGGCGTGATCATGGGCGGCTGGGCGTCGAACTCGAAATTCCCGTTCCTGGGCTCGCTGCGCTCGGCCGCGCAGATGATCAGCTACGAGGTCAGCCTGGGCCTGATCATCATCGGCATCGTGATCTCGGCCGGGTCGATGAACCTGACCGCCATCGTCGAGGCGCAGCGCGGGGCGGGGCTGCTGTCCTGGTTCTGGCTGGCGCATTTCCCGATGCTGGTGCTGTTCTTCATCTCGGCCCTGGCCGAGACGAACCGCGCGCCCTTCGACCTTCCGGAAGCGGAATCCGAACTGGTCGCGGGCTTCATGACCGAATATTCCTCGACCCCTTACCTTCTGTTCATGGCGGGCGAGTACATTGCCATGTGGCTGATGTGCGCGCTGATCAGCCTGCTGTTCTTCGGCGGCTGGCTGTCGCCCATCCCGGGCCTGCCGGACGGGGCGATCTGGATGTTCCTGAAGATGGTCTTCTGGTTCTTCATGTTCGCCATGGTGAAGGCGATCGTGCCGCGCTATCGCTACGACCAGCTGATGCGGATCGGGTGGAAGGTCTTCCTGCCGCTGTCCTTGGGCTGGGTCGTGCTGGTGGCCTTCCTTGCGAAATTCGAAGTCTTCGGGACCTTCTGGGCCCGCTGGGCAGGAGTGTAA
- a CDS encoding NADH-quinone oxidoreductase subunit M gives MTNLLSIITFLPIVAAGILALFLRGDDAASQKNAKWLALIATSATFLISIFLLTGFNPADTGFQFVEDHAWIMGLRYKMGVDGISILFVMLTTFLMPLTILSCWDVKIRVKEYMIAFLVLEGLMIGVFTALDLILFYLFFEAGLIPMFLIIGIWGGKDRIYASFKFFLYTFIGSVLMLVAMIAMARTAGTTDIPTMLAFDFPSVTMQVLGFTVIGGMQTLLFLAFFASFAVKMPMWPVHTWLPDAHVQAPTAGSVVLAAVLLKMGGYGFLRFSLPMFPVASDLLQPLVLWMSAIAIVYTSLVALAQSDMKKLIAYSSVAHMGYVTMGIFAANQQGLDGAIFQMLSHGFISGALFLCVGVIYDRMHTREIDAYGGLVNRMPVYALVFMFFTMANVGLPGTSGFVGEFLTLMGAFRANTWVALVATTGVILSAGYALWLYRRVTMGALIKESLRTITDMTPRERWIFAPLIAMTLILGVYPRLVTDITGPSVQALLVDFHDALPEEAADDDLAAAAVSH, from the coding sequence ATGACGAACCTTCTTTCGATCATCACCTTCCTGCCCATCGTGGCGGCGGGCATCCTGGCGCTGTTCCTGCGCGGCGACGATGCCGCCTCGCAGAAGAACGCCAAGTGGCTGGCCCTGATCGCGACCAGCGCGACCTTCCTGATCTCGATCTTCCTGCTGACCGGGTTCAACCCCGCCGACACGGGTTTCCAGTTCGTCGAGGATCACGCCTGGATCATGGGCCTGCGCTACAAGATGGGCGTGGACGGCATCTCGATCCTGTTCGTGATGCTGACGACCTTCCTGATGCCGCTGACCATCCTGTCCTGCTGGGACGTCAAGATCCGCGTCAAGGAATACATGATCGCCTTCCTGGTGCTGGAGGGGCTGATGATCGGCGTCTTCACGGCGCTGGACCTGATCCTGTTCTACCTGTTCTTCGAGGCGGGCCTGATCCCGATGTTCCTCATCATCGGCATCTGGGGCGGCAAGGACCGCATCTATGCCAGCTTCAAGTTCTTCCTCTATACCTTCATCGGCTCGGTGCTGATGCTGGTGGCGATGATCGCCATGGCGCGCACCGCGGGCACCACCGACATTCCCACGATGCTGGCCTTCGACTTTCCGTCGGTCACGATGCAGGTGCTGGGCTTCACCGTGATCGGCGGCATGCAGACGCTGCTGTTCCTGGCCTTCTTCGCCAGCTTCGCGGTCAAGATGCCGATGTGGCCGGTCCATACCTGGCTGCCCGACGCGCACGTGCAGGCCCCGACCGCCGGGTCGGTCGTGCTGGCCGCCGTGCTGCTGAAGATGGGAGGCTACGGCTTTCTGCGCTTCTCGCTGCCGATGTTCCCGGTCGCCTCCGACCTGCTGCAGCCGCTGGTGCTGTGGATGTCGGCCATCGCCATCGTCTACACCTCGCTGGTGGCGCTGGCGCAGTCCGACATGAAGAAGCTGATCGCCTATTCGTCGGTGGCCCATATGGGCTATGTCACCATGGGCATCTTTGCCGCCAACCAGCAGGGGCTGGACGGGGCGATCTTCCAGATGCTGTCGCACGGCTTCATCTCGGGCGCGCTGTTCCTCTGCGTTGGCGTCATCTACGACCGCATGCACACGCGCGAGATCGACGCCTATGGCGGGCTGGTCAACCGGATGCCGGTCTATGCGCTGGTCTTCATGTTCTTCACCATGGCCAATGTCGGCCTGCCCGGCACCTCGGGCTTCGTGGGCGAGTTCCTGACCCTGATGGGCGCCTTCCGCGCCAACACCTGGGTGGCGCTGGTCGCCACGACAGGCGTGATCCTGTCGGCGGGCTATGCGCTGTGGCTCTATCGCCGCGTCACCATGGGTGCGCTGATCAAGGAAAGCCTGCGCACGATCACCGACATGACCCCGCGCGAGCGCTGGATCTTCGCGCCGCTGATCGCCATGACCCTGATCCTGGGCGTCTATCCGCGCCTTGTCACCGACATCACCGGCCCCTCGGTCCAGGCGCTGCTGGTGGACTTCCACGACGCGCTGCCCGAAGAGGCCGCCGATGACGACCTGGCTGCGGCCGCCGTCAGCCATTGA